One genomic window of Mercenaria mercenaria strain notata chromosome 2, MADL_Memer_1, whole genome shotgun sequence includes the following:
- the LOC128555376 gene encoding centrosomal protein 20-like gives MSSTHELKDVIKDTLENRGVLGQIKARIRAEVFKSLDDQNDSKPPLSNENMIINELIREYLEFNKYKYTASVMVAETGQPKQPLDRGFLAEELNVEEDKNCSQVPLLYSLVGQYMNKNRGKSTRSAMQNRGQSSRFLDELENDMASGMANHITEPLVVKGGRK, from the exons ATGTCATCTACACATGAATTAAAAGACG ttattAAAGACACCTTGGAGAATCGCGGAGTGTTGGGCCAGATAAAGGCAAGGATAAGAGCAGAGGTGTTCAAGTCATTGGATGATCAGAATGATTCAAAACCTCCACTCAGTAATGAGAACATGATTATAAATGAACTTATTCGAGAGTATCTTGAGTTCAACAAGTACAAATACACAGCCTCTGTGATGGTTGCAG AAACTGGACAACCAAAACAGCCACTGGACCGAGGTTTTCTGGCAGAGGAATTAAATGTAGAGGAGGATAAAAATTGTAGTCAAGT gccCCTTTTATACAGTCTTGTTGGACAATATATGAACAAAAATAGAGGGAAAAGCACGAGATCAGCCATGCAGAAtaggggtcaaagttcaaggtttctAGACGAGTTAGAAAACGACATGG CTTCAGGAATGGCAAATCATATAACAGAACCTCTAGTTGTAAAAGGGGGTCGAAAATGA
- the LOC128555372 gene encoding multiple inositol polyphosphate phosphatase 1-like, whose protein sequence is MWTLGFLCLLQWLQLGQGVSRWDVFASKTLYEWAHDVKTPVFANEYNHVGVGNTLCKAIHVNMVVRHGARNPTLKNMKKIKALHEKIVKSKKPSAFPELDNWSYRYNIEREGELVNKGITEQNELGSRTGARFQHMFDTNGKYVKFVSSRKSRAKDSAKHFHGGLSDYIVNKIPTFDNEINNATMRFYDGCYNYENQVEDNITHFKQFHDFSKTPQFINIAKALKNRLGISFSLTEDDVYQIYEMCAYETYIFNDMTWCKLLTDDERKVLEYGQDLEKYYESSYGHPINSQMACPLVKDMFETMENAMNSSWDYENLGDMTNTNYLAAKFQFGHSETLVPLMTALGLNKDDGPLLATNFNTMSGRKFRTSNISPYSTNLAFVIYACNNMNSLETNKVEPGSQDFVVKLFVNEKEVTIPACDGWLCYYKKVKQKYEDYIKNCNIKEVCGAKPDDTDKSVDSKANSVFSKLSLLLPFILLNWSI, encoded by the exons ATGTGGACGTTAGGTTTCTTATGCCTGTTGCAGTGGTTACAGCTTGGACAAGGTGTAAGTCGCTGGGATGTTTTCGCTTCGAAGACACTGTATGAATGGGCACACGACGTCAAAACCCCCGTTTTTGCGAATGAGTACAATCACGTGGGTGTTGGCAACACGTTGTGCAAAGCTATACACGTGAATATGGTGGTGAGACACGGGGCACGTAATCCCACactcaaaaacatgaaaaagattaAAGCTTTGCACGAGAAAATTGTCAAGTCCAAGAAGCCATCAGCGTTTCCTGAACTGGATAACTGGAGTTACCGATATAACATTGAAAGAGAAGGTGAACTTGTCAATAAAGGGATTACTGAACAAAATGAATTAGGATCTAGGACAGGTGCTAGATTTCAACATATGTTCGATACAAATGGAAAATATGTCAAGTTTGTGTCTTCCAGAAAATCAAGAGCTAAGGACAGTGCTAAGCATTTCCACGGTGGCTTATCAGACTATATAGTGAATAAAATACCGACGTTTGACAATGAGATAAACAATGCAACAATGCGATTTTATGATGGatgttataattatgaaaatcaaGTAGAAGACAACATTACTCATTTTAAACAGTTTCATGACTTTTCAAAGACTCCACAGTTCATCAATATTGCAAAGGCTCTGAAAAACCGACTTGGAATTTCGTTTTCTCTAACTGAGG ATGATGTATATCAGATTTATGAAATGTGTGCTTACGAGACCTACATATTTAACGATATGACTTGGTGCAAACTTCTAACAGACGACGAGCGAAAAGTGCTCGAGTATGGCCAAGATTTAGAG aaatactACGAATCTTCTTACGGTCATCCTATAAACTCACAGATGGCGTGCCCTCTTGTtaaagatatgtttgaaacaatgGAAAACGCAATGAACAGCAGTTGGGACTATGAAAATCTTGGAGACATGACCAACACCAA cTACTTGGCAGCAAAGTTTCAATTCGGACACTCAGAGACGCTGGTTCCGCTTATGACTGCCCTTGGACTAAACAAGGACGACGGTCCTCTTTTAGCCACCAACTTCAACACAATGTCCGGACGCAAATTTCGGACAAGTAATATTTCCCCTTACTCAACAAACCTCGCGTTTGTGATTTACGCATGTAACAATATGAATTCCCTAGAAACAAACAAAGTTGAGCCAGGAAGTCaagattttgttgtgaaattGTTCGTGAATGAAAAGGAAGTAACTATACCAGCCTGTGATGGTTGGCTGTGCTATTACAAGAAAGTTAAACAGAAGTATGAGGATTATATCAAAAATtgtaacataaaagaagtatgtGGTGCAAAACCAGATGACACAGACAAGTCAGTGGACAGCAAGGCTAACAGTGTGTTCAGCAAATTATCATTGCTTCTTCCATTCATTCTGCTAAACTGGAGTATTTAA